A single genomic interval of uncultured Desulfobulbus sp. harbors:
- a CDS encoding SWIM zinc finger family protein — protein sequence MREITSILEQLTFADLEQWADDRVVDRGRSYLKRVSGLRHTPEGELVAWVSGTEDYATMVRLDADGMHSWFCTCPYSGGPCKHAVAVILLAARMVKEGRNIPELDEDDDLSLILFADDEEQWEEDPDPDELPSQASPPLAKTPDSKMQKLLAAKSKEELIELVMRLIKDDPRIAQSLREEEQLVRGQVDPLVRALRKEIHRLTNEPAWRNHWNQEESVPDYSHVERQFHALFDAQYYDHLLDLGDELWRMGTEQVEASDDDGETASTIIDCLKIVLKAVPLSSLPRHRQLAWVMERLLVDEFSLLEQGEEMIKESVFTPEDWREVASIFEARLAALESPKATDYSSSFRRGAVVDRLIDIYQRAGLAENIVPLLEQEVEKCHCYQELVTHLLNSGDRDNARQWCILGFTKTLQESPGLAAGLQDRLLAMAEEEKRSDLVAAHRAQKFFRHPSIDTYRELRKSCEKIKLWPEVRERVLLFLETGSRPDLPAKTGEAGDWPLVAAEVSYPVEKKGVLSFPLYSPLLDIAILERRMDDVVSLYERAKKGRFTWGLEEKVADAVAKTHPDLSLSLWRGKVDRLIAEVKPKAYREAAGYLRKMCKVYEANGRQLEWTALLAELRRQHKAKRRLVEILDSLAGGGKKIVSL from the coding sequence ATGAGAGAGATTACATCGATACTTGAACAGCTCACCTTTGCCGATTTGGAACAGTGGGCCGATGACAGGGTGGTTGATCGCGGTCGATCGTATCTGAAACGGGTTTCCGGGCTACGCCATACCCCAGAGGGGGAGCTGGTGGCCTGGGTCTCGGGGACCGAGGATTACGCCACTATGGTGCGGCTTGATGCCGATGGTATGCACAGCTGGTTCTGTACCTGCCCCTACAGCGGAGGACCGTGCAAGCATGCCGTGGCCGTCATTCTCTTGGCTGCACGTATGGTTAAAGAGGGGAGGAACATCCCTGAGCTCGATGAGGATGACGACCTCTCCTTGATCCTCTTTGCCGATGACGAGGAGCAATGGGAAGAGGACCCGGATCCCGATGAGCTGCCCTCTCAGGCTTCACCGCCATTGGCCAAGACCCCAGACTCCAAAATGCAAAAACTGCTGGCGGCAAAAAGCAAGGAAGAGCTTATCGAGCTCGTCATGCGTCTGATCAAGGATGATCCGCGAATCGCGCAATCTCTGCGGGAAGAGGAACAGTTGGTCCGTGGTCAGGTGGATCCCCTTGTCCGTGCCCTGCGCAAGGAGATTCATCGTTTGACCAATGAACCCGCCTGGCGCAACCATTGGAACCAGGAAGAGTCCGTGCCCGATTATTCCCATGTCGAGCGGCAGTTTCATGCCCTGTTCGACGCACAGTATTATGACCACCTGCTTGATCTGGGCGATGAACTGTGGCGTATGGGAACCGAGCAGGTCGAAGCCTCCGACGATGACGGAGAGACCGCCTCGACCATCATTGATTGCCTGAAGATCGTGTTGAAGGCGGTTCCCCTCTCCTCCCTTCCCCGCCACCGGCAGTTGGCCTGGGTCATGGAACGATTGCTGGTTGATGAGTTCTCGCTTCTGGAACAGGGAGAGGAGATGATCAAAGAGAGCGTCTTCACCCCCGAGGATTGGCGGGAGGTGGCATCGATCTTTGAAGCACGGCTGGCCGCTTTGGAGTCCCCTAAGGCAACGGATTATTCCTCCTCCTTTCGGCGTGGAGCGGTGGTTGATCGCTTGATCGATATCTACCAGCGCGCGGGGCTGGCGGAAAACATCGTGCCACTTCTGGAGCAGGAGGTGGAGAAGTGTCATTGTTACCAGGAGTTGGTGACCCATTTATTGAACAGCGGCGATCGAGACAATGCCCGCCAGTGGTGCATCCTTGGCTTTACCAAAACGCTCCAGGAATCACCGGGATTGGCTGCCGGTCTGCAGGACCGGCTGTTGGCCATGGCCGAGGAGGAGAAACGCTCTGATCTGGTTGCCGCCCACCGTGCCCAGAAATTTTTTCGTCACCCCTCGATCGACACCTACCGTGAACTGCGTAAGTCGTGCGAGAAAATAAAGCTGTGGCCCGAGGTTCGGGAGCGGGTGCTGCTCTTTCTCGAGACCGGTTCCAGGCCCGATCTGCCGGCAAAAACGGGGGAGGCCGGCGACTGGCCTCTGGTGGCCGCAGAGGTTTCGTATCCCGTAGAGAAAAAGGGTGTACTTTCCTTTCCCCTGTATTCGCCCCTTTTGGATATTGCCATCCTGGAAAGGCGCATGGATGATGTGGTCAGTCTCTATGAGCGGGCAAAGAAGGGCCGATTTACCTGGGGACTCGAGGAAAAGGTGGCCGATGCGGTGGCCAAGACCCATCCCGATCTCTCCCTTTCCCTTTGGCGGGGAAAGGTGGACCGGCTGATCGCCGAGGTCAAGCCAAAGGCCTACCGGGAGGCTGCGGGCTATCTGCGCAAGATGTGCAAGGTCTATGAGGCAAATGGTAGGCAGCTGGAGTGGACGGCCCTGCTTGCTGAGTTGCGCCGGCAACACAAGGCGAAGCGTCGCCTTGTCGAGATCCTGGACTCGCTTGCCGGCGGGGGGAAAAAAATCGTCTCCCTGTGA
- the ilvY gene encoding HTH-type transcriptional activator IlvY yields the protein MDIRAIKIFNHLAHSLHFGRTSRACNLSPSALTRTIQRIEDELGKPLFQRDNRKVILTPAGHIFRRYAEEMEQRWQRLLQELAEDSSLHGEISLYCSVTAATSILPRILGAFRQNHPGVQIKLQTGDAAEALDRLNNRDAQVTIAALPEHLPDSVIFVELARTPLLFITPKEGDLPLLDSQGEIDWPRTPVIMAEQGLSRIRIDRWFRQKHIQPNIYAEVAGNEALLAMVGLGCGVGVVPELVLQKSQLRDRVRVTSIAPELDPFIIGACTLTRHLAHPVIQAFWATVQQVNMAEY from the coding sequence ATGGATATCCGCGCCATCAAAATTTTCAATCACTTGGCCCATTCGCTCCACTTCGGTCGCACCAGCAGGGCCTGCAACCTCAGCCCTTCGGCCCTGACCCGGACCATCCAGCGCATCGAAGACGAACTGGGCAAACCGTTGTTCCAGCGCGACAACCGCAAGGTCATCCTGACGCCGGCAGGGCACATCTTCAGACGCTACGCCGAGGAGATGGAACAACGCTGGCAACGGCTGCTGCAGGAGTTGGCAGAAGATTCGAGCCTGCATGGCGAAATTTCGCTCTACTGCTCGGTGACCGCGGCCACCTCGATCCTGCCGCGTATTCTCGGGGCCTTTCGCCAGAATCACCCTGGGGTGCAGATCAAGCTGCAGACCGGTGACGCCGCCGAGGCCCTGGACCGGCTCAACAACCGCGATGCCCAGGTGACCATCGCCGCCCTGCCCGAGCATCTTCCGGATTCGGTCATCTTTGTCGAGTTGGCACGCACGCCGCTGCTGTTCATCACGCCCAAGGAAGGGGACTTGCCGCTGCTGGACAGCCAGGGCGAAATCGACTGGCCGCGCACCCCGGTAATCATGGCCGAACAGGGGCTCAGCCGCATCCGTATTGACCGCTGGTTCCGCCAAAAGCATATCCAGCCCAACATCTATGCCGAGGTGGCGGGCAACGAGGCCCTGCTGGCCATGGTCGGCCTGGGGTGCGGGGTTGGCGTCGTCCCGGAACTGGTGCTGCAGAAGAGCCAGTTGCGCGATCGGGTCCGGGTGACCTCGATTGCACCGGAACTGGACCCGTTCATCATCGGAGCCTGCACCCTCACCCGCCATCTGGCCCATCCGGTGATTCAGGCGTTCTGGGCAACGGTGCAGCAGGTCAACATGGCGGAGTATTGA
- the ilvC gene encoding ketol-acid reductoisomerase, producing MGQNYFNTLPLRLQLEELGKCRFMDASEFADGVDKLKGKKIVIVGCGAQGLHQGLNLRDSGLDVSYALRDSAISEQRQSWKNASGNGFAVGNYEQMIPTADLVINLTPDKQHSKVVAAVMPLMKKGACLSYSHGFNIVEEGMKIREDLTVVMVAPKSPGTEVREEYKRGFGVPTLIAVHRENDPNGEGWDIAKAYAAGTGGHRAGVLQSSFVAEVKSDLMGEQTILCGMLQAGSLLCFDKMVSEGIDAGYASKLIQYGWETVTEALKHGGITNMLDRLSNPAKLRAFELSEEIKEILTPLFEKHMDDIMSGEFSRTMMEDWANDDKNLLTWRAATAETGFEKATSTDAEISEQEYFDKGILMIAMVKAGVELAFDTMVSAGIKEESAYYESLHEVPLIANTIARKKLYEMNVVISDTAEYGNYLFAHKAVPMLADFMKTVGTDVIGKGLESADNTVDNVELIGVNAAIRYTVVEQVGEELRSYMSAMKPII from the coding sequence ATGGGACAGAACTATTTCAACACCCTGCCGCTGCGCCTGCAGCTTGAGGAGCTGGGTAAATGCCGTTTCATGGACGCCAGCGAGTTTGCCGACGGCGTTGACAAACTTAAAGGCAAGAAGATCGTCATCGTCGGTTGCGGCGCCCAGGGCCTGCATCAGGGACTCAACCTCCGTGACTCGGGCCTGGATGTGAGCTACGCCCTGCGCGATTCCGCGATCAGCGAGCAGCGCCAGAGCTGGAAAAACGCCAGCGGCAATGGCTTTGCCGTGGGCAACTACGAGCAGATGATCCCCACTGCCGACCTGGTGATCAATCTCACCCCGGACAAACAGCATTCCAAGGTGGTTGCCGCGGTCATGCCGCTGATGAAAAAAGGCGCCTGCCTGTCCTACTCCCATGGGTTCAACATCGTTGAGGAGGGCATGAAGATCCGTGAGGATCTCACCGTCGTCATGGTCGCCCCCAAATCTCCCGGAACCGAGGTCCGCGAGGAGTACAAGCGTGGTTTCGGCGTTCCCACCCTGATCGCGGTCCATCGCGAGAATGACCCCAACGGCGAGGGCTGGGATATTGCCAAGGCCTATGCCGCCGGTACCGGTGGTCATCGCGCCGGTGTCCTCCAGTCGTCCTTTGTCGCCGAGGTCAAGTCCGATCTCATGGGCGAGCAGACCATCCTCTGCGGTATGCTCCAGGCCGGCTCCCTGCTCTGCTTCGACAAGATGGTCAGCGAGGGCATCGATGCCGGCTACGCCTCCAAGCTGATCCAGTACGGCTGGGAGACCGTCACCGAAGCGCTCAAGCATGGCGGTATCACCAACATGCTGGATCGTCTGTCCAACCCGGCCAAGCTGCGTGCCTTTGAGCTCTCCGAGGAGATCAAGGAAATCCTCACTCCGCTGTTCGAGAAGCACATGGACGACATCATGAGCGGTGAATTCTCCCGCACCATGATGGAGGACTGGGCCAACGACGACAAAAACCTGCTCACCTGGCGTGCGGCGACCGCTGAGACCGGTTTTGAAAAGGCCACCTCCACCGATGCCGAGATCAGCGAGCAGGAGTATTTCGACAAAGGTATCCTCATGATCGCCATGGTCAAGGCCGGGGTCGAGCTCGCCTTTGACACCATGGTCTCCGCCGGTATCAAGGAGGAGTCAGCCTACTACGAGAGCCTGCACGAGGTCCCGCTGATCGCCAACACCATCGCCCGCAAGAAGCTCTACGAGATGAACGTGGTTATCTCCGACACCGCCGAGTACGGCAACTATCTGTTCGCCCACAAGGCCGTGCCCATGCTGGCCGATTTCATGAAGACCGTGGGAACCGACGTCATCGGCAAGGGGCTGGAGAGTGCGGACAACACCGTGGACAACGTCGAGCTGATCGGTGTCAACGCCGCCATCCGCTACACCGTTGTCGAGCAGGTCGGCGAGGAGCTGCGCTCCTACATGAGCGCGATGAAGCCGATCATCTGA
- a CDS encoding LysR family transcriptional regulator ArgP, whose protein sequence is MLDYKLLSALAAVLQEGGFDRASRTLHLTQSAISQRIKQLEDLCGQILLSRTTPPQPTEGGRILLKHFLQVQQLEKEVQARIGGKEQEATTLAIGINADSLATWFGEIMPSFVNREGVLLDLRVDDQDQTQRMLKNGEVVGCISTQATAMQGCTVTELGCMPYRVFACSDFKRRWFKDAGLSLQACRRAPFILFNRKDEVHHHLFQQVLGEIPLPLPTHYLPSSERFADFIAAGMGYGMLPDQQSEPMVRQGRIVDLAPGHFVPVHLYWHCWNIGSISLKKLSAHLETEAARALISE, encoded by the coding sequence ATGCTCGATTACAAACTGCTTTCGGCGCTGGCCGCCGTGCTCCAGGAGGGCGGGTTTGACCGGGCGTCCCGGACGCTCCACCTGACCCAATCCGCTATTTCCCAGCGGATCAAACAGCTTGAAGACCTTTGCGGCCAGATTCTCCTGTCCCGGACCACGCCGCCCCAGCCCACCGAGGGGGGGCGTATCCTGCTCAAACATTTTCTCCAGGTTCAGCAGTTGGAAAAGGAGGTGCAGGCGAGAATCGGCGGCAAGGAGCAGGAGGCAACGACCCTGGCCATCGGCATCAATGCCGACAGTCTGGCCACCTGGTTTGGCGAGATCATGCCGTCCTTTGTCAATCGCGAGGGGGTTCTCCTCGATCTGAGAGTCGATGATCAGGATCAGACCCAGCGCATGTTGAAAAACGGCGAGGTCGTGGGGTGCATCAGCACCCAGGCAACGGCCATGCAGGGGTGCACGGTTACTGAACTGGGTTGCATGCCCTACCGGGTCTTTGCCTGCTCGGATTTTAAACGGCGCTGGTTCAAGGATGCAGGCCTCAGCCTGCAGGCCTGCCGGCGTGCCCCCTTTATCCTCTTCAACCGCAAGGACGAGGTCCATCACCACCTCTTTCAGCAGGTACTGGGGGAAATTCCCCTTCCCTTACCCACCCATTACCTGCCCTCCTCGGAACGGTTTGCCGATTTCATCGCAGCCGGCATGGGCTACGGCATGCTGCCGGATCAACAGAGTGAGCCCATGGTGCGCCAAGGACGTATCGTCGATCTGGCCCCGGGCCACTTCGTACCGGTTCATCTCTACTGGCACTGCTGGAACATCGGCTCCATCTCCCTGAAAAAACTGAGTGCACACCTCGAAACCGAGGCCGCCCGCGCCCTGATCAGCGAATAA